In Euphorbia lathyris chromosome 9, ddEupLath1.1, whole genome shotgun sequence, the following are encoded in one genomic region:
- the LOC136205388 gene encoding stress response protein nst1-like, with amino-acid sequence MCILCVIQKWSRRVATMLPWLVIPLIGLWALSQLLPPAFRFEITSPRLACVFVLLVTLFWYEILMPQLSAWRVRRNARLRERKRSEAIELQKLRKTATRRCRNCLTPYRDQNPGGGKFMCSYCGHISKRPVLDLPVPPGLGMSNSGIIKDLVGKGGKILNGKAWSDNGWICSQDWLEHGNWAGSSIAGKSNYWRKNGSGIFGGDENCLAEKSYSGFAIFACKLLTSFFLSIRWIWRKIFRISSSEDASSDSDHRGMLTKRGENGAIYHESRGEKARRKAEEKRQARLEKELLEEEERKQREEVARLVEERRRLRDEKMDAEKDRNKSSPSTREKDTKKEAEKKRQERRKEKDKGSSKSNSDVEELEKKAGKEGERKREFDKKSETERREHQRSGSDNVKGHNTESGHGMKHSSASYSRGNAGTRYLDRMRGTFLSSSRAFTGSGFFGKTVNTTNVAKENKFNTSVDYGHISGHRRDAYPPERVAGKSHMNGDDKHVNRPVLSEQPPRIAPKKSWQQLFTRSSSLASSNTNVISRPNSKPQAEVQSPQLHRQLSTLQSFDNPISFGLPSPFTLSTYPNVSSSISLGFSPPIEPIFARGVEGPHDFMPEEPEHFEDPCYVPDPISLLGPVSESLDNFQLDLGMGFASDVGVERPHVLKNLSASPEVSKPSPIESPLSRLRIADEKHNGSNRFSTTPKAQDMQHNMSTDDVHLNDNRTWQMWDTAPLGQDSIGLIGSPGSWLLPPELGRSIKEDVLHPSSQKTMASLFTKEDQILSGTHSPQKVFLGNGQNGGAFSPISGAKENDPWLRNTFFPPLSGNDNHFPVKSREEIAQNEVIYGSPTGAVSNRSFDMSPASGWSKKDWSVQGSGGVGKSSGARPNIGGLFPADVQSLWSFD; translated from the exons ATGTGTATATTGTGTGTGATCCAGAAGTGGTCTCGCCGGGTTGCTACTATGCTGCCTTGGTTAGTTATTCCTCTTATAGGATTGTGGGCGCTCTCTCAGCTTCTGCCACCTGCTTTTCGATTTGAGATAACCTCACCCAGGCTCGCTTGTGTTTTTGTGCTTTTAGTTACTCTCTTTTGGTATGAGATTTTGATGCCTCAGCTGTCAGCATGGCGAGTTCGTAGAAATGCTAGGTTGAGGGAGAGAAAAAGGTCTGAAGCAATTGAATTGCAGAAGCTTCGGAAGACTGCTACAAGGAGGTGTAGAAATTGCTTGACTCCTTATAGAGATCAGAATCCAGGTGGTGGTAAATTTATGTGTTCATATTGTGGCCATATTTCAAAGAGGCCAGTTTTGGACTTGCCTGTACCCCCAGGATTGGGAATGTCTAATTCCGGGATTATTAAGGATCTGGTTGGAAAGGGTGGAAAGATTTTGAATGGCAAGGCATGGTCTGATAATGGATGGATATGTAGTCAAGATTGGTTAGAACATGGTAACTGGGCTGGTAGTTCCATTGCTGGGAAATCTAATTACTGGAGGAAGAATGGAAGTGGGATTTTTGGAGGTGATGAGAATTGTTTGGCTGAGAAATCTTATTCAGGTTTTGCAATTTTTGCTTGTAAGTTGCTGACTTCTTTTTTCTTGAGCATTAGATGGATTTGGAGAAAGATTTTTAGGATTAGTTCATCTGAGGATGCTTCTTCGGATTCAGATCATAGGGGAATGTTGACTAAGAGGGGTGAGAATGGGGCAATCTATCATGAGAGTAGAGGAGAAAAAGCACGCAGAAAAGCCGAGGAGAAAAGGCAAGCTCGGTTAGAGAAGGAGCTTTtggaggaggaagaaagaaAGCAAAGGGAGGAGGTTGCAAGGTTGGTAGAGGAGCGAAGGAGGCTAAGGGATGAGAAAATGGATGCTGAAAAAGATAGAaacaaatcttctccatccACCAGGGAGAAAGATACCAAGAAGGAAGCGGAGAAGAAGCGTCAGGAAAGAAGGAAAGAGAAAGACAAAGGGTCTAGTAAGAGTAATTCTGATGTTGAAGAATTGGAAAAGAAAGCTGGTAAAGAAGGTGAGCGGAAACGGGAGTTTGATAAGAAGAGTGAGACTGAACGTAGGGAACATCAGCGATCTGGTTCAGACAATGTGAAAGGCCATAATACTGAGTCAGGTCATGGGATGAAGCATTCATCTGCGAGTTATAGCCGTGGAAATGCTGGAACTAGATATCTGGATAGAATGAGGGGTACATTTTTGTCTTCTTCTAGAGCTTTTACTGGAAGTGGTTTCTTTGGGAAGACTGTTAATACTACTAATGttgcaaaagaaaataaattcaaCACTTCTGTAGATTATGGTCATATTTCTGGTCATAGGAGGGATGCATATCCACCTGAGCGTGTAGCTGGGAAATCACACATGAATGGAGATGATAAGCATGTGAACCGTCCT GTGCTCTCTGAACAACCACCAAGAATAGCACCTAAAAAATCATGGCAGCAATTATTTACACGTTCATCATCACTTGCATCATCAAACACAAATGTCATTAGTAGGCCGAATTCAAAGCCCCAAGCAGAAGTTCAAAGTCCTCAGTTACATAGGCAACTATCAACATTACAATCATTTGATAATCCAATCAGTTTTGGGCTGCCATCACCATTTACTCTCTCTACATATCCAAATGTATCCAGTAGCATTAGTTTAGGCTTTTCACCTCCCATTGAACCCATTTTTGCTCGTGGCGTTGAAGGACCCCATGACTTTATGCCTGAGGAACCAGAGCATTTTGAAGATCCATGTTATGTTCCTGACCCAATATCATTGCTTGGGCCTGTTTCGGAGTCGCTTGATAATTTTCAATTGGACCTGGGAATGGGTTTTGCATCAGATGTAGGAGTTGAAAGGCCTCATGTTTTGAAGAACTTGTCTGCATCTCCTGAAGTTAGCAAGCCTTCTCCTATTGAGTCTCCATTATCACGACTACGAATTGCTGATGAAAAACATAATGGGTCTAATCGTTTCTCTACTACTCCCAAGGCTCAAGATATGCAGCATAATATGTCTACAGACGATGTACATCTGAATGATAACAGAACATGGCAAATGTGGGATACTGCACCTCTTGGTCAAGACAGCATAGGTTTGATAGGCAGTCCAGGAAGCTGGCTTTTACCTCCAGAACTCGGCAGATCTATCAAGGAAGATGTCTTGCACCCTTCATCTCAGAAAACCATGGCGTCCCTTTTCACTAAAGAGGATCAAATCCTTTCTGGTACCCATTCTCCGCAGAAGGTTTTTCTTGGTAATGGTCAGAATGGTGGGGCATTTAGTCCAATCTCTGGTGCAAAGGAAAATGATCCTTGGTTACGGAATACTTTTTTTCCACCTTTATCAGGCAATGATAACCATTTCCCTGTGAAATCTCGGGAGGAGATCGCCCAGAATGAAGTTATTTATGGGAGTCCCACAGGAGCTGTATCCAACCGTTCCTTTGACATGTCTCCAGCTAGTGGTTGGTCCAA
- the LOC136206198 gene encoding DUF724 domain-containing protein 8-like has product MGRTDPQRPKSTPNIGKEQRKKKFPFLAVHSLMEVTSDEEGFKGAWFEAKILKSYLNRKRKLLIQYKNLVSEKDSNELLKETVDLSFIRPLPPPSEADQIYEVDDVVDVFHRDGWWKGVVRNVELRMCWGKLRRRYSVEFENPSDVFNYNGNALRFHHDWIGRKWIRSRKQKVSLAVPVGSDSTLRRSIFKVLPSRTHADEQSADFSLFVDSSTADNHAEDKSSVKKSRKNPVWDSSPSCATLASTNLKIPAPKTSPGPHRQEALSEDGMTESSKKRKREPSAEVPGYQIPTADDTTNEQPFVKSLYMWKHIDALEIFRILPQNPHFSFLSDSNEETRKGSAFGLMLTFASMAEKVTKLQIDDPRSRFDSYVDALAMLEVIGFDVKVMADRVNELWVLKEQKEQLDNRSKRYQTSVADSDARKAKLEQEIAEIDKMTTTTTDLVVQRLLKLSEMVTEDSKKHLLQLKISSLKIIISDLEDRFKVKSASSWQRVV; this is encoded by the exons ATGGGAAGAACAGACCCTCAACGTCCCAAATCCACACCGAACATTGGCAAAGAGCAAAGGAAGAAGAAATTTCCATTTTTAGCCGTCCATTCACTCATGGAGGTAACCAGCGATGAAGAAGGGTTTAAAGGAGCTTGGTTCGAAGCTAAAATCCTCAAATCGTATCTCAATCGGAAACGTAAACTCTTAATCCAATACAAGAATTTAGTTTCCGAGAAGGATTCGAATGAGCTGTTGAAAGAGACTGTCGACCTTTCTTTCATCAGGCCTCTTCCTCCGCCGTCTGAGGCTGATCAGATATATGAGGTGGACGACGTCGTTGATGTGTTTCATCGCGACGGGTGGTGGAAAGGAGTGGTGAGGAATGTTGAGTTGCGAATGTGTTGGGGGAAGTTAAGGAGAAGGTATAGTGTGGAATTTGAAAATCCAAGTGATGTATTCAATTATAATGGAAATGCTTTGAGGTTTCACCATGATTGGATTGGGAGAAAATGGATTCGAAGCCGTAAACAAAAG GTTTCCTTGGCCGTTCCCGTTGGGAGCGATTCCACTCTGCGGAGATCAATTTTTAAG GTATTACCGAGCAGAACTCATGCTGATGAACAATCAGCAGATTTTTCCTTATTTGTGGATTCAAGCACAGCAGACAATCATGCTGAGGATAAATCTTCTGTTAAGAAGTCGAGGAAGAATCCGGTATGGGATTCAAGCCCTTCCTGTGCAACATTAGCAAGTACAAACCTCAAGATCCCAGCACCCAAAACTAGTCCT GGTCCTCATCGACAAGAAGCTCTATCGGAAGATGGAATGACAGAGTCATCGAAAAAGAGGAAAAGAGAACCGAGTGCTGAAGTTCCGGGGTATCAGATTCCTACTGCAG ATGACACGACGAATGAGCAGCCTTTCGTGAAAAGCTTATATATGTGGAAGCACATTGATGCTCTAGAAATCTTCAGAATCCTACCACAGAACCCACACTTTAGTTTCTTATCGGATAGCAACGAGGAGACTCGCAAAGGATCAGCTTTCGGTCTTATGCTGACATTTGCTTCCATGGCGGAGAAGGTAACCAAGTTACAGATTGACGATCCAAGAAGTCGTTTTGACAGCTATGTGGATGCTCTTGCCATGCTTGAAGTGATTGGATTCGATGTTAAGGTAATGGCTGATCGTGTTAACGAGTTGTGGGTTCTCAAAGAACAGAAAGAACAGCTCGACAATCGATCGAAGAGATATCAAACTTCAGTTGCAGATTCTGATGCAAGAAAAGCAAAACTGGAACAAGAAATTGCTGAAATCGATAAGATGACGACGACGACGACTGATTTAGTAGTGCAACGATTATTGAAACTTTCAGAGATGGTGACGGAAGATTCAAAGAAGCATCTTCTACAACTAAAGATTTCTTCTCTAAAAATTATCATTTCTGATTTGGAGGATAGATTTAAAGTTAAGTCCGCATCTTCTTGGCAGAGAGTTGTCTAG